A region of Chloroflexota bacterium DNA encodes the following proteins:
- a CDS encoding iron-sulfur cluster assembly scaffold protein, producing MDRQAQIEYLLDHYQNPRNRGEMPDASAQLQGGHEGCSDIVTMYIKVEGDKLARVTFTGEGCTISQASASIMTELAQGKTLAEIEALDHAIIEEEMGREVVTTRPRCATLSLDVLKLAVKQYRDKLRMTA from the coding sequence ATGGACCGCCAGGCGCAGATCGAGTACCTGCTCGATCACTACCAGAACCCGCGCAACCGGGGCGAGATGCCCGACGCTTCGGCGCAGTTGCAGGGCGGCCACGAGGGGTGCAGTGACATCGTCACGATGTATATCAAGGTCGAGGGCGACAAGCTGGCTCGCGTGACCTTCACCGGTGAAGGCTGCACCATCAGCCAGGCGTCGGCGTCGATCATGACCGAGCTGGCGCAGGGCAAAACCCTCGCGGAGATCGAGGCGCTGGATCACGCGATCATCGAGGAGGAAATGGGCCGGGAGGTTGTGACCACACGACCACGCTGTGCGACCCTGAGCCTCGACGTGCTCAAGCTGGCCGTCAAGCAGTATCGCGACAAGCTGCGCATGACCGCATAG
- a CDS encoding transaldolase, translating into MAIFLDSANLDDVRAAMPLGFLAGITTNPSIIAREKRPAAEIIPALLEACPGIVFHQLRNGPVESMLAEAEQYIKLGPRLGLKIACTLNGLTVLQRMSKRATCAITAIFSTSQALMACEAGARYIIPYVNRSTRLLGDGVALTRQMVEVCRIAGSSTEVMAASLKSTDETMAAVLAGARAVTVPWALMQSMGEHALSQQAIAEFDAAVNG; encoded by the coding sequence ATGGCGATCTTTCTTGATTCAGCCAACCTCGATGACGTGCGCGCGGCCATGCCGCTCGGCTTCCTCGCCGGCATCACCACCAATCCATCGATCATCGCACGCGAGAAGCGGCCCGCCGCCGAGATCATCCCAGCGCTGCTTGAAGCGTGCCCTGGCATCGTCTTCCACCAATTGCGAAACGGTCCGGTAGAGTCAATGCTGGCGGAGGCGGAGCAGTACATCAAGCTCGGGCCGCGCCTGGGACTGAAGATCGCCTGCACGTTGAACGGTCTGACCGTGCTGCAGCGCATGTCCAAGCGCGCGACCTGCGCGATCACGGCGATCTTTTCAACCTCACAGGCGCTGATGGCGTGCGAGGCGGGCGCGCGCTACATCATCCCGTACGTCAACCGCTCCACGCGGCTGCTCGGTGATGGTGTCGCGCTGACCCGGCAGATGGTGGAGGTGTGCCGCATTGCGGGCAGTTCGACCGAGGTGATGGCCGCCAGCCTGAAGAGCACCGACGAGACGATGGCGGCGGTGCTGGCCGGCGCGCGCGCGGTGACGGTGCCGTGGGCGCTCATGCAGAGCATGGGTGAGCATGCGCTATCGCAGCAGGCGATCGCGGAGTTTGACGCGGCCGTCAACGGATAG
- the lipA gene encoding lipoyl synthase encodes MSNETPVRPRHPEWLKVRAPWGEDYSRLRQMFRELQLHTVCEEAICPNIGECWGAGTATIMILGEVCTRACRFCAVTTGDPGGIADQLEPWRVSDAIAKMGLSYVVITSVDRDDLPDEGAGIFADTIRHVRAKAPQTIVEVLIPDFKGKRDLLQQVVEARPAVIAQNIETVRRLTHDVRDKRAGYDQTLRVLRAVKAMEPAMKTKSSIMLGLGETYDEVVETMRDLRGAGCDLLAIGQYLRPTDKRRHYPMMEYVHPDVFARLREDGLRLGFLYVASGPLVRSSYKAWEAARLFPNGAPA; translated from the coding sequence ACTATTCCCGCCTGCGGCAGATGTTCCGCGAGCTGCAACTGCACACGGTCTGCGAAGAGGCGATCTGCCCGAACATCGGCGAATGCTGGGGCGCGGGCACCGCGACGATCATGATCCTCGGCGAGGTCTGCACGCGCGCCTGCCGCTTCTGCGCCGTGACGACCGGCGACCCGGGCGGCATCGCCGACCAGTTGGAGCCGTGGCGCGTCAGCGATGCGATTGCCAAGATGGGCCTGTCGTACGTGGTGATCACGTCCGTGGACCGCGACGACCTGCCCGATGAAGGCGCGGGCATCTTCGCCGACACGATCCGCCACGTGCGCGCCAAAGCGCCGCAGACCATCGTGGAGGTGCTGATCCCGGACTTCAAGGGCAAGCGCGACCTGCTGCAGCAGGTCGTGGAGGCGCGCCCGGCGGTCATCGCACAGAATATCGAAACGGTGCGCCGCCTGACGCACGACGTGCGCGACAAACGCGCTGGCTACGACCAGACACTCCGCGTCCTGCGGGCGGTCAAAGCGATGGAACCGGCCATGAAGACTAAGAGCAGCATCATGCTCGGCCTGGGCGAGACTTACGACGAGGTCGTTGAGACGATGCGCGACCTGCGCGGCGCGGGCTGCGATCTGCTGGCGATCGGCCAGTACCTGCGGCCAACCGACAAGCGCCGCCACTACCCGATGATGGAGTACGTCCACCCCGATGTCTTCGCGCGCTTGCGCGAAGACGGCCTGCGGCTGGGCTTCCTGTACGTCGCGTCCGGGCCGCTAGTGCGTTCTTCGTACAAAGCCTGGGAGGCGGCGCGGCTCTTCCCGAATGGTGCTCCGGCTTAG
- a CDS encoding sulfurtransferase: MQYAHPEYLVETEWVAQHLKDPAVRIAESDEDYLLYETGHIPGAVKIDWFTVLQDPVRRDFLSQPAFEQLCAAHGIAGDTTVVFYGDKNNWFACYSFWLFQYYGHMNCKIMNGSRAKWEREGRPTTREVPAYPQTTYKAKAPAARLRAFRDDVMKHVGIKGALVDVRSPKEYTGELLHMPGYPQEGAQRGGHIPGAVSIPWAMAVAEDNTFKPAGELKAIYEGKGITPDRDIVAYCRIGERSAHTWFVLTYLLGYPQVRNYDGSWTEWGNLVNAPIEKDYKP, translated from the coding sequence ATGCAGTATGCACATCCTGAATACCTGGTCGAAACCGAGTGGGTTGCACAGCATCTGAAAGACCCCGCGGTGCGCATCGCCGAATCCGACGAGGACTATCTGCTGTACGAAACCGGCCACATCCCGGGCGCGGTCAAGATCGACTGGTTCACCGTCCTGCAGGACCCGGTACGCCGCGACTTCCTGAGCCAGCCGGCGTTCGAGCAGTTGTGCGCCGCCCACGGCATCGCCGGCGACACAACGGTCGTGTTCTACGGCGACAAGAATAACTGGTTCGCCTGCTACTCGTTCTGGCTGTTCCAGTATTACGGCCACATGAACTGCAAGATCATGAACGGCAGCCGCGCTAAGTGGGAGCGCGAAGGCCGCCCGACCACGCGCGAGGTGCCTGCCTATCCGCAGACAACGTACAAGGCCAAGGCACCCGCGGCACGCCTACGCGCGTTCCGCGACGACGTGATGAAGCACGTGGGCATCAAGGGCGCGCTGGTGGATGTGCGCTCGCCCAAGGAGTACACCGGCGAGCTGCTGCACATGCCCGGCTACCCGCAGGAAGGCGCGCAGCGCGGCGGACACATCCCCGGCGCGGTGAGCATCCCGTGGGCGATGGCCGTGGCCGAAGACAACACGTTCAAGCCGGCCGGCGAGTTGAAGGCAATCTACGAGGGCAAAGGCATCACGCCCGACCGTGACATCGTCGCCTACTGCCGCATTGGCGAGCGAAGCGCGCACACCTGGTTCGTATTGACCTACCTGCTCGGCTACCCGCAGGTGCGCAACTATGATGGGTCGTGGACCGAGTGGGGCAACCTCGTCAACGCGCCGATCGAGAAAGACTACAAGCCGTGA